The following are encoded together in the Azospirillum lipoferum 4B genome:
- a CDS encoding methyl-accepting chemotaxis protein, with the protein MRVNEPITDREIVMEDGVLLVSRTDTGGRITFVNKAFVDISGYAEAELIGAPHNLIRHPHMPEEAFADLWATINGGRPWEGLVKNRTKTGDFYWVRANVTPVIEDGQVTGFISIRTKPSREQVVAAERLYADIREGRARHLTVRDGQAVGRGAGAALRRWTASVTGRLALIFTFMILAMLLVGGVTLRGMSDSNASLKTVYEDRTVPAVQIGEILDHMRDNVQTLQRLIIDTRDGTDAKAMAGREARIAGNNATIDRLWAGYLTTYLTPEEAVLAERFAKQRAAFLNEGLSPAVELARQGDSLRLEVLVRDRVEPLFQAAFQTNKDLLQLQLTVAKAEYEGALEDFQWHLVFAVAAGLGVLVAAVLCGLLLLRTVRRPLADFSVDFDAIARNDQAHIIDLPAAVEFHHVAGQLRGLKARLCYAVQERVERTRQADEERRRALEAMASTVEREAGRAVEEVAQRTGSMADDAEGMSGSAERVSINAQTVASAAGQALANAQTVAAASEQLAASIREISSQVAHSSAVTRRAVENGRNTQATIRSLSETVAKVGEVVNLIQSIAGQTNLLALNATIEAARAGEAGKGFAVVAQEVKNLANQTASSTEEITRQITAIQAVTDQAVQAVEEIGHTIAEIDHIAGSIAAAMEEQTAATQEISRNVVETSTAAQEVSFRIAAVSEEADRTGEQATQVKNGSGDVARSIESLRQVLVRIVRTSTGDADRRRKPRYQVEETGTLLIGGDRLAVTVRNLSIGGAMIDPVTATDGRSLAGTTGQLRLDRYGAEATVVVKAVEHNRIHLAFETDGMPSDFCRAVEIATKDRAPVDVAA; encoded by the coding sequence ATGCGCGTGAACGAACCGATCACCGACCGCGAAATCGTGATGGAAGACGGCGTCCTGCTGGTGTCGCGTACCGACACGGGCGGGCGAATCACCTTCGTCAACAAGGCCTTCGTCGACATCAGCGGTTATGCGGAGGCCGAACTGATCGGCGCGCCGCACAATCTGATCCGCCACCCCCACATGCCGGAGGAGGCCTTCGCCGACCTGTGGGCGACGATCAACGGCGGGCGGCCATGGGAAGGGCTGGTGAAGAACCGCACCAAGACCGGCGACTTCTATTGGGTGCGGGCCAACGTCACGCCGGTGATCGAAGACGGCCAGGTGACCGGCTTCATCTCCATCCGCACCAAGCCCTCGCGCGAGCAGGTGGTTGCGGCGGAGCGGCTCTATGCGGACATCCGCGAGGGGCGGGCTCGCCATCTGACGGTGCGCGACGGCCAGGCAGTGGGCCGTGGTGCCGGCGCGGCGTTGCGGCGCTGGACGGCGAGCGTGACCGGCCGGCTGGCCCTGATCTTCACCTTCATGATCCTGGCGATGCTCTTGGTCGGCGGCGTAACCCTGCGCGGCATGTCCGACAGCAACGCCTCGCTGAAGACGGTGTACGAGGACCGGACGGTGCCGGCGGTGCAGATCGGCGAGATTCTGGACCATATGCGCGACAATGTGCAGACGCTCCAGCGCCTGATCATCGACACCCGCGACGGCACCGACGCCAAGGCGATGGCCGGGCGCGAGGCGCGGATCGCCGGCAACAACGCCACCATCGACCGGCTGTGGGCGGGCTATCTCACCACCTATCTGACGCCGGAGGAGGCTGTGCTGGCGGAACGTTTCGCCAAGCAGCGCGCCGCCTTCCTGAACGAAGGATTGAGTCCGGCGGTGGAGCTGGCGCGCCAGGGCGATTCGCTGCGGCTGGAGGTTCTGGTGCGCGACCGCGTCGAACCGCTGTTCCAGGCCGCCTTCCAGACCAACAAGGACCTGCTGCAGCTGCAGCTGACCGTCGCCAAGGCCGAATATGAGGGGGCGCTGGAGGACTTCCAGTGGCATCTCGTGTTCGCCGTCGCCGCCGGGCTGGGTGTGCTGGTGGCGGCGGTCCTGTGCGGTCTTCTGCTTCTGCGCACGGTGCGCCGGCCGCTGGCCGACTTCTCCGTCGATTTCGACGCCATCGCCCGCAACGACCAGGCCCACATCATCGACCTTCCGGCGGCGGTCGAGTTCCACCACGTCGCCGGCCAATTGCGCGGGCTGAAGGCCCGGCTCTGCTATGCCGTTCAGGAGCGCGTCGAGCGCACCCGGCAGGCGGATGAGGAACGGCGCCGCGCGCTGGAGGCCATGGCCTCGACCGTGGAGCGCGAGGCCGGCCGCGCGGTGGAGGAAGTGGCCCAGCGCACCGGCTCGATGGCCGACGACGCCGAAGGCATGTCCGGCTCGGCCGAGCGGGTCAGCATCAACGCCCAGACGGTGGCGTCTGCGGCGGGCCAAGCGCTGGCCAATGCCCAGACCGTGGCCGCCGCCAGCGAGCAGCTGGCCGCCTCGATCCGCGAGATCTCGTCCCAGGTCGCCCATTCCAGCGCGGTGACCCGCCGGGCGGTGGAGAACGGACGCAACACCCAGGCCACCATCCGCTCCCTGTCGGAGACGGTGGCGAAGGTGGGCGAGGTGGTGAACCTGATCCAGTCCATCGCCGGCCAGACCAACCTGCTGGCGTTGAACGCCACCATCGAGGCGGCCCGCGCCGGCGAGGCGGGCAAGGGCTTCGCCGTCGTGGCGCAGGAGGTGAAGAACCTCGCCAACCAGACCGCCTCCTCGACCGAGGAGATCACCCGCCAGATCACCGCCATCCAGGCCGTGACCGACCAGGCCGTGCAGGCGGTGGAGGAGATCGGCCACACCATCGCCGAGATCGACCACATCGCCGGGTCCATCGCCGCGGCGATGGAGGAACAGACGGCCGCCACCCAGGAGATCAGCCGCAACGTGGTGGAGACCTCCACCGCCGCGCAGGAGGTGTCGTTCCGCATCGCCGCCGTATCCGAGGAAGCCGACCGCACCGGCGAACAGGCGACCCAGGTCAAGAACGGCTCCGGTGACGTCGCCCGGTCCATCGAGTCCCTGCGGCAGGTTCTGGTGCGCATCGTCCGCACCTCCACCGGCGATGCCGACCGCCGGCGCAAGCCGCGCTATCAGGTGGAGGAGACGGGGACGTTGCTGATCGGCGGCGACCGTCTGGCGGTGACCGTCCGCAACCTGTCCATCGGCGGCGCCATGATCGATCCGGTCACCGCGACCGATGGTCGCTCGCTCGCCGGCACCACCGGCCAACTGCGCCTCGACCGCTACGGGGCGGAGGCGACGGTCGTGGTCAAGGCGGTGGAACACAACCGCATCCATCTGGCCTTCGAGACGGACGGCATGCCGAGCGATTTCTGTCGGGCGGTGGAAATCGCCACCAAGGATCGTGCGCCCGTCGATGTGGCCGCCTGA
- a CDS encoding PAS domain-containing sensor histidine kinase, whose amino-acid sequence MPKLRARLKWRRARLAAAVPRLHLAIDAAGDGIWDWDVATGAVWYSPGWQTMLGFSPGEVPPQLDFWSSRVHPEDLPLTQAALQAHFSGERPFYECEHRVRAKSGEWLWILDRGRVVSWNADGRPRRMIGTHVDVTARKRIEEELAESRLQLDAILDNAPVGVLLVDGDRVIRRVNKAVAATFQYRMEDIVGCSARVIYGDDQVFEDIGRRAYPRMQSGGQFDEEVSMRRADGTDIRCRLIGRPVKAGNPARGFVWVVEDITVRWRAEQALNDRAGFQRVLLDTVPVPIFVQDVMGHYVDANTAFERWMGIDRQALFGRTVFDLAPPHIAEADEAVDKALLADQKPQSYETQLRCADGTLRDVLFSKAVYCRTGGKPAGIVGAVMDISERKHAEQALLERQQLFEQIFVASCAVKLLIDPLDGRIVDANPAAAEFYGHPLDRLRSMHIQDINAATGAEVARELRQAHNGERKQFQFRHRLASGDVRDVEVYISNIVVHGRTLLMSLIHDITERCIAEEALRGKTRELERSNAELEAFAYVASHDLRQPLRVITSYLTLLERGLGKSLDEEGRECIDFARDGAQRMDRLIVDLLEYSRVGRKAKPFRPVPLDEPLRLALLNLEVAVQDAGATVTVDGPDGTALPVVAGDDNELMRLFQNLIGNAVKYRAPGRPPVVRVTVALGRASNRQDGAPVVCIDIRDNGIGIAAEDRDRVFGIFQRLHRRDEYEGTGVGLAVCKKVIEHHGGRLWVEGPPDDDLRDTDGRPCGSLFRLVLPALASPAAGAGRDGEARDRR is encoded by the coding sequence GTGCCGAAGCTCCGCGCCCGCCTGAAATGGCGTCGTGCCCGGCTGGCCGCGGCGGTTCCGCGCCTGCATCTGGCGATCGATGCCGCCGGCGACGGGATCTGGGACTGGGATGTCGCGACGGGCGCGGTCTGGTACAGCCCGGGCTGGCAGACGATGCTGGGCTTTTCGCCGGGCGAAGTGCCGCCTCAACTGGATTTCTGGAGCTCCCGCGTCCATCCCGAAGACCTGCCGCTGACCCAGGCGGCGCTGCAGGCGCATTTTTCCGGCGAGCGCCCCTTCTACGAGTGTGAGCACCGTGTCCGCGCCAAATCGGGGGAGTGGCTGTGGATTCTCGACCGCGGCCGGGTGGTGTCCTGGAATGCCGACGGCCGTCCCCGCCGCATGATCGGAACCCATGTGGACGTCACCGCCCGCAAGCGGATCGAAGAGGAACTGGCCGAAAGCCGGCTGCAACTGGACGCCATCCTCGACAATGCCCCGGTCGGCGTGCTGCTGGTCGACGGCGACCGGGTGATCCGCCGGGTGAACAAGGCGGTGGCCGCCACCTTCCAGTACCGGATGGAGGACATCGTCGGTTGCAGCGCCCGCGTCATCTACGGCGACGACCAGGTGTTCGAGGATATCGGACGGCGCGCCTATCCGCGGATGCAGTCGGGCGGCCAGTTCGACGAGGAGGTGTCGATGCGCCGGGCCGACGGCACCGACATCCGCTGCCGCCTGATCGGCCGGCCGGTGAAGGCTGGCAACCCGGCACGCGGCTTCGTCTGGGTGGTGGAGGACATCACGGTGCGCTGGCGCGCCGAACAGGCGCTGAACGACCGCGCCGGATTCCAGCGCGTGCTGCTGGACACGGTGCCGGTGCCGATCTTCGTCCAGGACGTCATGGGCCATTACGTGGATGCCAACACCGCCTTCGAACGCTGGATGGGCATCGACCGGCAGGCCCTGTTCGGCCGTACCGTCTTCGACCTCGCCCCGCCGCACATCGCCGAGGCCGATGAGGCGGTCGATAAGGCGCTGCTGGCCGACCAGAAGCCTCAGAGCTACGAAACCCAGCTGCGCTGCGCCGACGGAACGCTGCGCGACGTGCTGTTCTCCAAGGCCGTCTATTGCCGCACCGGAGGCAAGCCGGCCGGCATCGTCGGCGCGGTGATGGACATCAGCGAGCGCAAGCATGCCGAGCAGGCCCTTCTGGAGCGCCAGCAGCTGTTCGAGCAGATCTTCGTCGCCAGCTGCGCGGTGAAGCTGCTGATCGACCCGCTCGACGGGCGGATCGTCGATGCCAACCCGGCGGCGGCGGAGTTCTACGGCCATCCGCTCGACCGGTTGCGCAGCATGCACATCCAGGACATCAACGCGGCGACGGGCGCGGAGGTGGCGCGGGAGCTGCGTCAGGCCCACAACGGCGAACGCAAGCAATTCCAGTTCCGCCATCGGCTGGCCTCCGGCGATGTCCGCGACGTCGAAGTCTATATCAGCAACATCGTCGTCCATGGCCGCACGCTGCTGATGTCGCTGATCCACGACATCACCGAACGCTGCATCGCGGAGGAGGCTCTGCGCGGCAAGACCCGCGAGCTGGAGCGTTCCAACGCCGAGCTGGAGGCCTTCGCCTATGTCGCCTCCCACGACCTGCGCCAGCCGCTGCGCGTCATCACCAGCTACCTGACCCTGCTGGAGCGGGGCTTGGGCAAGTCGCTGGACGAGGAGGGGCGGGAGTGCATCGACTTCGCCCGTGACGGCGCCCAGCGCATGGATCGGCTGATCGTCGACCTTCTGGAATATTCGCGGGTCGGGCGCAAGGCCAAGCCCTTCCGGCCGGTGCCGCTGGACGAGCCGCTGCGGCTGGCGCTGCTGAACCTGGAAGTGGCGGTCCAGGATGCCGGGGCCACGGTCACGGTGGATGGGCCGGACGGCACCGCGCTGCCGGTGGTGGCCGGTGACGACAACGAGCTGATGCGGCTGTTCCAGAACCTGATCGGCAACGCGGTGAAGTACCGCGCGCCCGGCCGCCCGCCGGTGGTGCGCGTCACCGTGGCTCTGGGCCGGGCTTCGAACCGGCAGGACGGTGCGCCGGTGGTGTGCATCGACATCCGCGACAACGGCATCGGCATCGCCGCCGAGGATCGCGACCGCGTCTTCGGCATCTTCCAGCGGCTGCACCGCCGCGACGAGTATGAGGGCACCGGCGTCGGGCTGGCCGTCTGCAAGAAGGTGATCGAGCATCACGGCGGCCGGCTGTGGGTGGAAGGCCCGCCGGACGACGACCTGCGCGACACGGACGGGCGCCCCTGCGGCAGCCTTTTCCGCCTGGTCCTGCCGGCCCTGGCATCCCCGGCGGCCGGAGCGGGCAGGGATGGGGAGGCACGGGACCGGCGATGA
- a CDS encoding sensor histidine kinase, with protein sequence MTAEPLSAPRLPVPAVLRRLIAGGLRIWKPAAIQAAVTLVLVLAYLWMGDVYVRVLVAEHRATAALTASSMASTLSSALNERLALVRGLTAFVEVAAAAGSLTEQFPRYAEGLRRSVVGVRNISAAPEFVVRIVYPVEGNEKVLGNDLLKDARPGFAETVQRAIISRDVTVHGPVTLLQGGQGLIARQIVYGPGKPWGAVGLVFDVGAILGEVRFDRVPPHLVFAIVTDSGQQVAGDVMALKGDPLVERINLPDGHWELALAPRTSWEGLAYADPTFRGFQAAFLLLALLIEALTFMAVSRRYTLERQVDLRTAELGRAKNELEQFAYATAHDLQEPLRAIASYAQLLEKQQKGKLDEESEGFIREIVDGAGRLKMLLRDVQLFLAEDRVPLGCGTVAAGDALQAALTGLKRRIADAGATVTVGELPAVQADERRLREIFIVLIANAVEYRHPYRAAEVHVSGRRADGYDVIDVRDNGIGIEPRYRDQIFEVFRRLHSRDEHPGTGMGLAIARKMVERLGGRITVVSSPGVGSTFSIHLPHPAFRGFP encoded by the coding sequence ATGACGGCGGAACCCCTGAGCGCGCCGCGCCTGCCCGTGCCGGCCGTCCTGCGCCGCCTGATCGCGGGCGGACTGCGGATATGGAAGCCCGCCGCCATCCAGGCCGCGGTGACGCTGGTCCTGGTGCTGGCCTATCTGTGGATGGGCGACGTCTATGTCCGCGTCCTGGTGGCCGAGCACCGTGCGACCGCGGCGCTCACCGCCTCGTCGATGGCCAGCACCCTGTCCAGCGCGCTGAACGAGCGCCTCGCCCTGGTCCGCGGCCTGACCGCCTTCGTCGAGGTGGCCGCCGCTGCCGGCAGCCTGACCGAGCAGTTCCCGCGCTATGCGGAGGGGCTGCGGCGGTCGGTGGTGGGGGTGCGCAACATCTCCGCCGCCCCCGAATTCGTCGTCCGCATCGTTTATCCGGTCGAGGGCAACGAGAAGGTGCTGGGCAACGATCTGCTGAAGGACGCGCGCCCCGGCTTCGCCGAAACGGTGCAGCGCGCCATCATCAGCCGCGACGTAACCGTCCATGGTCCCGTGACCCTGCTCCAGGGCGGGCAGGGGCTGATCGCCCGGCAGATCGTCTATGGGCCGGGCAAGCCCTGGGGAGCGGTCGGTCTGGTGTTCGATGTCGGAGCCATCCTCGGCGAGGTGCGCTTCGACCGGGTGCCGCCGCATCTGGTCTTCGCCATCGTGACGGACAGCGGCCAGCAGGTGGCGGGCGATGTGATGGCGCTGAAGGGCGACCCGCTGGTGGAGCGGATCAACCTTCCGGACGGACATTGGGAACTGGCGCTGGCCCCGCGCACCAGCTGGGAGGGGCTGGCCTATGCCGACCCGACCTTCCGCGGCTTCCAGGCGGCCTTCCTGCTGCTCGCCCTGCTGATCGAGGCGCTGACCTTCATGGCGGTCAGCCGCCGCTACACGCTGGAACGGCAGGTCGACCTGCGCACCGCCGAGCTGGGACGAGCCAAGAACGAGCTGGAGCAGTTCGCCTACGCCACCGCCCACGACCTGCAGGAGCCGCTGCGCGCCATCGCCAGCTATGCCCAGCTTCTGGAGAAGCAGCAGAAGGGCAAGCTGGACGAGGAAAGCGAGGGCTTCATCCGCGAGATCGTCGACGGGGCCGGGCGTCTGAAGATGCTGCTGCGCGACGTCCAGCTGTTCCTGGCGGAGGACCGGGTGCCGCTCGGCTGCGGCACGGTCGCGGCGGGGGACGCGCTTCAGGCGGCGCTGACCGGGCTGAAGCGGCGCATCGCCGATGCCGGCGCCACCGTCACCGTGGGCGAACTGCCGGCGGTGCAGGCGGACGAGCGCCGCCTTCGCGAAATCTTCATCGTGCTGATCGCCAATGCGGTCGAATACCGCCATCCATACCGCGCGGCGGAGGTCCATGTCTCCGGCCGGCGAGCCGACGGCTATGACGTGATCGACGTGCGCGACAACGGCATCGGCATCGAGCCGCGTTACCGCGACCAGATTTTCGAGGTGTTCCGCCGGCTGCATTCGCGCGACGAGCATCCCGGCACCGGCATGGGCCTCGCCATCGCCCGAAAGATGGTGGAGCGGCTGGGCGGCCGGATCACCGTCGTCTCCAGCCCCGGCGTCGGCAGCACCTTTTCCATCCATCTGCCCCATCCCGCCTTTCGAGGATTCCCCTGA
- a CDS encoding response regulator — protein MQDLTTPFEILLVEDDPADAGLAKRALRDGRILCNVGHVRDGVEAMEYLRRQGPFAGATRPDLILLDLNMPRMDGREVLQELKADEELKTIPVVILTTSDVDRDVNASYLLGANSFITKPMDMDAFFDAVKSIEEYWFRVVRLPR, from the coding sequence ATGCAGGACCTGACCACTCCCTTCGAGATCCTGCTGGTCGAGGACGATCCGGCCGATGCCGGCCTCGCCAAGCGTGCGCTGCGCGACGGCCGCATCCTGTGCAACGTGGGCCATGTCCGCGACGGGGTGGAGGCGATGGAGTATCTGCGCCGCCAGGGCCCCTTCGCCGGCGCCACCCGGCCCGACCTGATCCTGCTGGACCTGAACATGCCGCGCATGGACGGCCGCGAGGTTCTGCAGGAGTTGAAGGCGGACGAAGAGTTGAAGACCATTCCGGTGGTGATCCTCACCACCTCCGACGTCGACCGCGACGTGAACGCCAGCTATCTGCTTGGAGCCAACAGCTTCATCACCAAGCCGATGGACATGGACGCCTTCTTCGACGCTGTGAAGAGCATCGAGGAATACTGGTTCCGTGTCGTCAGGCTGCCACGGTGA
- a CDS encoding GGDEF domain-containing response regulator produces the protein MSIALPVKPVQSREPEPEEGHTAILLVEDDDADARLVTRSLTPYARRATVARATSLKEARAWLHRNACDVVLLDLSLPDSFGLETVTRLHADAPSLPLVVLTGYDDEDFALEILAHGAQDYLVKGQTDGPLMWRAVQHAMARKRLEEELRLSEERLQGIIGLAQDAILTTDENLNITLFNRAAESLFGYDADDILGRPLSLLIPERFRPDHEAHIAGFATSMVQAQVMTNRREVQGLTADGREFPAEVSIAKLHHARGLLFTAVIRDVSERKRVESELRRMATTDPLTGLNNRRRIMELAEVEMARLRRYGRPVSVLMLDIDRFKAINDTHGHAVGDRALVRLAEVCRAELRDTDHIGRLGGEEFAIILPETPLASATEVAERLRHRLAMADVALQPGGQSGGGTLRMTVSIGVAMCGDEDASIERALGRADRALYEAKSLGRNRVVVSDGYPGPAFATASIPTSIAS, from the coding sequence ATGTCCATTGCCTTACCGGTCAAACCCGTCCAGTCCCGCGAGCCCGAGCCGGAGGAGGGGCACACCGCCATCCTGCTGGTCGAGGATGACGACGCCGACGCGCGTCTGGTCACCCGGTCCCTGACGCCCTATGCCCGCCGCGCCACAGTGGCGCGCGCCACCTCGCTGAAGGAAGCGCGGGCCTGGCTGCACCGCAACGCCTGCGACGTCGTGCTGCTCGACCTCTCGCTGCCCGACAGCTTCGGGCTGGAGACGGTGACCCGCCTGCATGCCGACGCGCCGTCGCTGCCGCTGGTGGTGCTGACCGGTTATGACGACGAGGATTTCGCGCTGGAGATCCTGGCCCACGGCGCCCAGGACTATCTGGTGAAGGGCCAGACCGACGGGCCGCTGATGTGGCGCGCCGTCCAGCACGCCATGGCCCGCAAGCGGCTGGAGGAGGAGCTGCGCCTGTCGGAGGAGCGGCTGCAGGGCATCATCGGGCTGGCGCAGGACGCCATCCTGACCACCGACGAGAACCTGAACATCACCCTGTTCAACCGTGCGGCGGAAAGCCTGTTCGGCTACGACGCCGACGACATCCTGGGCCGGCCGCTGTCGCTGCTGATCCCCGAGCGTTTCCGCCCCGACCACGAGGCGCATATCGCCGGCTTTGCCACGTCGATGGTCCAGGCGCAGGTTATGACCAACCGTCGCGAAGTCCAGGGGCTGACCGCCGACGGCCGGGAATTCCCGGCCGAGGTGTCGATCGCCAAACTGCACCATGCCCGCGGCCTGCTGTTCACCGCCGTCATCCGCGACGTGTCGGAGCGCAAGCGGGTGGAGAGCGAGCTTCGCCGCATGGCGACCACCGATCCGCTGACCGGGCTGAACAACCGCCGCCGCATCATGGAACTGGCGGAGGTCGAGATGGCGCGGCTGCGCCGCTATGGCCGGCCGGTGTCGGTGCTGATGCTGGACATCGACCGCTTCAAGGCGATCAACGACACCCACGGCCATGCCGTGGGAGACCGGGCGCTGGTCCGGCTGGCGGAGGTCTGCCGTGCCGAATTGCGCGACACCGACCATATCGGCCGGCTGGGCGGGGAGGAGTTCGCGATCATCCTGCCCGAAACCCCGCTGGCGTCGGCGACCGAGGTGGCGGAACGGCTGCGCCATCGTCTGGCCATGGCGGACGTCGCGTTGCAGCCCGGCGGCCAATCGGGCGGCGGGACCCTGCGCATGACGGTCAGCATCGGCGTCGCCATGTGTGGCGACGAGGACGCCAGCATCGAGCGCGCGCTGGGCCGCGCCGACCGTGCGTTGTACGAAGCGAAATCGCTGGGCCGCAACCGCGTCGTCGTCAGCGACGGCTATCCCGGTCCGGCCTTCGCCACCGCATCCATTCCAACGTCCATCGCGAGCTGA
- a CDS encoding response regulator, translated as MMTETSGREAVLLVSGDAVRARQLAIALGGIPLRVDAVDAALDHLRGHGAAAGECVVVIDVAGSAADVASGHDAVEALVRLDPVPAVLVLVPDGQEDAAPSFIAAGAQDALPACDAIALRRAVLAARRRQERENRLRAALADAGRAGGEDGSEAGGQAGGEARGDAGGLFDAAAAAVEAALDPMLALTAATLESPLLPSQQDRLAAIRAAASTLRATISALRSTKPETQGVETLTLGDLVAGARAVAVEGGAGQHFIADAGGLRSLLVLLTAETGAELSLSLQPTGEAAELILRRRGAPRLRPLALAVAGPQVRRLGGRLFADGASDAGADGAGAGGGAGEWLTARIPVQLPARSAAPPASLSVLLVEDNPIGRLVAAGFFKALGHAVTTAEDGAQGVAAATEGRFDLIVMDVQMPVMDGHEASRAIRALPGEAGRVPIVALTAGTDAEDDAQCRAAGMDDCLHKPLTMDRLCAVLERLFPGRAPQGG; from the coding sequence ATGATGACGGAAACCTCCGGCCGGGAAGCGGTGCTGCTGGTCTCGGGCGACGCGGTCCGCGCAAGGCAGCTTGCCATCGCGCTGGGCGGCATTCCCCTGCGGGTGGATGCGGTCGATGCGGCGCTGGACCACCTGCGCGGCCATGGTGCAGCGGCGGGAGAGTGCGTCGTGGTGATCGATGTCGCCGGCAGCGCCGCCGATGTCGCCTCCGGTCATGACGCGGTCGAGGCGCTGGTCCGGCTGGACCCGGTTCCCGCCGTGCTGGTCCTGGTGCCGGATGGGCAGGAGGATGCCGCGCCATCCTTCATCGCGGCCGGCGCGCAGGATGCGCTGCCCGCCTGCGATGCCATCGCCCTGCGCCGCGCCGTCCTCGCCGCCCGTCGGCGTCAGGAGCGGGAAAACCGCCTGCGTGCGGCTCTGGCCGATGCGGGGCGGGCAGGGGGCGAGGACGGGAGCGAGGCAGGGGGCCAGGCAGGAGGCGAGGCCAGGGGCGATGCCGGTGGGCTGTTCGATGCCGCCGCCGCTGCGGTGGAGGCTGCGCTCGACCCCATGCTGGCGCTGACCGCCGCCACGCTGGAATCGCCGCTGTTGCCGAGCCAGCAGGACCGGCTGGCCGCCATCCGGGCGGCGGCCAGCACCCTGCGCGCGACGATCTCGGCCCTGCGTTCGACGAAGCCGGAGACCCAGGGGGTGGAGACGCTGACCCTTGGCGATCTGGTGGCCGGCGCGAGGGCGGTCGCGGTGGAAGGGGGCGCCGGCCAACATTTCATCGCCGATGCGGGCGGGTTGCGCTCCCTGCTGGTCCTCCTGACGGCGGAGACGGGGGCGGAGCTGTCGCTGTCGCTGCAGCCGACGGGGGAGGCGGCCGAGTTGATCCTTCGCCGCCGGGGCGCGCCTCGGCTGCGCCCGCTGGCGCTGGCGGTGGCCGGACCGCAGGTCCGGCGGCTGGGGGGGCGCCTGTTCGCAGACGGCGCCTCTGACGCGGGTGCGGACGGCGCGGGTGCGGGCGGCGGCGCCGGGGAATGGCTGACCGCCCGAATCCCCGTGCAGCTGCCGGCCCGTTCCGCTGCGCCGCCTGCCTCCCTTTCGGTCCTGCTGGTGGAGGACAACCCGATCGGCCGGCTGGTCGCCGCCGGTTTCTTCAAGGCGCTGGGCCATGCGGTCACGACGGCGGAGGATGGGGCCCAGGGAGTGGCCGCGGCGACCGAAGGGCGGTTCGACCTGATCGTGATGGACGTGCAGATGCCGGTGATGGACGGGCATGAGGCATCGCGCGCCATCCGTGCGCTGCCGGGCGAGGCGGGCCGCGTGCCGATCGTGGCGCTCACCGCCGGTACGGATGCCGAGGACGACGCCCAGTGCCGCGCCGCCGGAATGGATGACTGCCTGCACAAGCCGCTGACCATGGACCGGTTGTGTGCCGTGCTGGAACGCCTGTTCCCCGGCCGCGCGCCGCAGGGAGGGTGA
- a CDS encoding response regulator gives MDKQTIDYSRYRILVVEDQPFVRRTIVQILGQIGFRDIAEADNGESAMFECIRVNPDLIVCDIDMKPVTGLQFLAHLRASTEAANPRAPVVFLTNHTESEIVKQAMALGVNGFVVKPPSFAALKERMDRLLGGR, from the coding sequence ATGGATAAGCAGACGATCGACTACTCCCGGTACCGCATCCTGGTCGTGGAGGATCAGCCCTTCGTCCGCCGCACCATCGTCCAGATTCTGGGCCAGATCGGTTTTCGCGACATCGCGGAGGCCGACAACGGCGAGTCGGCGATGTTTGAGTGCATCCGCGTCAATCCCGACCTGATCGTCTGCGATATCGACATGAAGCCGGTCACCGGCCTGCAGTTCCTTGCCCATCTGCGTGCCAGCACCGAGGCCGCCAATCCCCGCGCCCCGGTGGTTTTCCTGACCAACCATACCGAATCCGAGATCGTGAAACAGGCGATGGCGCTGGGCGTCAACGGCTTCGTGGTCAAACCCCCGTCCTTCGCCGCGCTGAAGGAGCGGATGGACCGGCTGCTGGGGGGACGGTGA
- a CDS encoding nitrogen fixation protein NifQ, whose amino-acid sequence MSKLSAHSPACAPDCTDPDDPAADRMIFGRILAIAAADGARPMTRALALTKADLAEMAARHAPHFAAAVASLPAGAEAGEDSIEEADLRALLVEHGARGADEERWLAAILARRSLEPNHLWQDMGFHDRDELNTMFRRHFPALVALNAGDMKWKKFFYRQLCEREGLMLCKSPNCEVCDDVEVCFGEEAGDPLATLSRLARGG is encoded by the coding sequence ATGTCCAAGCTCTCAGCCCATTCGCCTGCCTGCGCTCCGGATTGCACGGACCCGGACGATCCCGCCGCCGACCGCATGATCTTCGGCCGCATCCTGGCGATTGCCGCCGCGGATGGGGCTCGGCCGATGACCCGGGCGCTCGCCCTGACCAAGGCCGACCTTGCGGAGATGGCCGCCCGCCATGCCCCGCATTTCGCCGCCGCCGTCGCATCGCTGCCCGCTGGGGCGGAAGCCGGCGAGGATTCCATCGAGGAGGCCGACCTGCGCGCCCTTCTGGTCGAACATGGCGCGCGGGGGGCGGATGAGGAGCGCTGGCTGGCCGCCATCCTGGCCCGCCGTTCGCTGGAGCCGAACCATCTGTGGCAGGACATGGGGTTCCACGACCGGGACGAACTGAACACGATGTTCCGCCGCCATTTCCCGGCGCTGGTGGCGCTGAATGCCGGCGACATGAAGTGGAAGAAGTTCTTCTACCGGCAGCTTTGCGAGCGCGAGGGGCTGATGCTGTGCAAGTCACCCAACTGCGAGGTGTGCGACGACGTGGAGGTCTGTTTCGGCGAGGAGGCCGGCGATCCGCTGGCGACCCTGTCGCGTCTCGCCCGCGGCGGCTGA